TCACTGCCACCTCCTTGCTGGGGACAAGGGAACCTGACACAGAAGTGATCACAGTGGAGAAATCCAGCCCTGCTACATCTCTGTTTGTAGAACTTGATGAAGAAGAGGTGAAAGCAGCAACAGTTGAACCTACTGAAGTGAAGGAGGTGGTCCCCGCGCCGGAACCTACAGAAACGCTGCTGAGTGAGAAGGAGACAAACGCAAGGGAAGAGAGCCTTAGGGAAGAGCTGTCCCCTCCCGGTGAGATGAAGCCCCTGCCACTCTCTGAGGGCAAGTCTAGACTGTCCCCCGCCGGCGAGATGAAGCCCCTGCCGCTGTCTGAGGGCAAGTCTATACTGCTGTTTGGAGGCGCTGCTGCTGTTGCCATCCTGGCAATGGCCATCGGGGTAGCCCTGGCtctgagaaagaaatagaaggcttttcaggagagacagacagaaggaTGTAAGGTTGGAGTTGTACTGGCTGGAATTTGAACCTCCAGCAGCTGTCTGGACATTTGTGGAACACTCTGGGATAACTGGGGACTTCTGCTCAACGTGGCAGTGGCATGTTAGGCATGTTAGGGCTTGAGGTGGGGCATTCACGTTCGTCT
This genomic interval from Theropithecus gelada isolate Dixy chromosome 10, Tgel_1.0, whole genome shotgun sequence contains the following:
- the BCL2L13 gene encoding bcl-2-like protein 13 isoform X5: MDPEEVKSLDSNGAGEKSENNSSNSDIVHVEKEEVPEGMEEAAVASVVLPVGELPEALPEAPAPLLPHITATSLLGTREPDTEVITVEKSSPATSLFVELDEEEVKAATVEPTEVKEVVPAPEPTETLLSEKETNAREESLREELSPPGEMKPLPLSEGKSRLSPAGEMKPLPLSEGKSILLFGGAAAVAILAMAIGVALALRKK